The genomic stretch ATAGACGATGTGGTCCGTCGTTTGAAAAGTGGCAAAGAAGCCGACGTTTACACCGTTTTATGCGGTGAAGAAATCCGTTGCGCCAAAGTTTATAAGGAAGCGACGCAGCGTAGCTTCAAGCAGGCCGTGCAGTATCAGGAAGGCCGCAAAGTCCGCAATACCCGCAACGCGCGTGCGATGCAAAAAGGGTCAAAGTTCGGGCGTAAGCAGCAGGAAGAGTCCTGGCAAACGGCAGAAGTCGATGCGCTGTTCCGGCTGGCAAACGCCGGGGTGCGCGTGCCGCAACCGTATATTTGCCTGGATGGCGTGCTGCTGATGGAGCTGATCACCGACGCTGACGGCGTGGTTGCGCCGCGTCTGAGCGACGTTATCCTGACCGAAGAAGAAGCCGTGGCGGATTTTGAAACGATGATCCGCAATATCGTGCGCATGTTGTGCGCAGGGATTGTTCACGGTGATTTGTCAGAATTTAACGTGCTGATGGATGCCGACGGGCCGGTGATTATCGACCTGCCGCAGGCCGTGGACGCCGCCGCGAACAACCATGCCGAATCGATGTTTGAACGCGATGTGAATAACATGACCGAATATTATGGCCAGTTCGCGCCGCAATTGCTGGAAACGCGTTATGCCAAAGAAATCTGGGCGTTATACGAGGACGGTAAACTGACCCCGGAAACGCCTCTGACCGGTCTGTTCGCCGAAGATACGCATAAAGCGGACGTGGATTCCCTGCTCGATGAAATCATCGCCGCCGAAGATGAATACTACGACCGTCAGCGGGCAATGAAAGAACGCGATCTGGACCACTAACCGACGGCTATTCCTGCATCACCGAATGTTTTCCGCAAAAACCGGCATTCTGCAAAATGTGCTGGCCGGTTTCTGAAAGAATAAATTCTGCCAGCGGTTTGCCTTTTTCCGTACACGTTGCGAGCGCATAACGGGCTCGCACGTTGTAATCCGCCGGAATGTTGTAAACCTCCAGTGCATCGTTTTCCCGCAGCGAAGCGGCGTAACTGGTGTAGCCGATAAACACATCGGCTTGCCCGCTGCTAATCAGCCATTCTGCGGCCAGTTTCCCTTCCGGGATTTTTGCCGATTTCTCACCCCCGACCAGACGCAGCGCTTTATTGCGCAAAGCCTCACCCGCGCCCGGATGACGCCGCTCAATCAGTTCAAACATCTGCCAGGCGTAATCGCCGGAAGGATCGCTTTGCGGGGTTGAGGTGGCGAGGCGAAAACGCGAGTCGAGCAATACGCTCAGCCAGTTAAGCTTGTCCAGCGCCGGCCCTTTGCGCGCCGTGACGCACAGGCTGTTTCCGCAAAACGCATCGACCTCCCGCGCCTTGCCGTGTTGTTGCAAGGCCAGCGGATGCGCGGTGTTGGCCGAAGCGAATAAATCGACTTTCTCACCCTGTTCAATTCTGTCGCGCAGCAGCCCGGCAGGACCGAATTCGGTCACCACCTTGGTGCCGGTTTTATCCTGAAAAGCCTCACACAACGGTGCCCATGCGCGGCGCAGGCTGCCTGCGGCCAGCACTTTGATCGAGTTTGCCATCAGATCTCCTTGTCACATTACCCCAAAAAAGTACGGCACCGGGATGAGGTTATTTCCCGGCGTGCGCCGCTTCGGCGGCAGGTTTGAAGTCTGTCCGGTAGAAGCGCTGATAATAGGCGTCAGCCTGTTTTTGCATATCGATGTCGGCGAATTTTTGCGGATACAGTTTTTTCGCCATCCACAATTCACCGATTGCCAGCGCTTCAGGCATCGGGTAGCCCCAGGCTTTGGCGTATTCCGGCATCAGATAAACGCGATGATTTTTGACCGCATCAATGCTCTGCCATTTCGGGTCGTGGGTGATCTGACCGACGACTTCCGGATACCTGTCCTGCACGAAGATCACCTGCGGATCCCAGGCGATCACCTGCTCAAGTGAAACCTGTTTGTAGCCTTTCACGGTCGCCTCGGCCACGTTGAGCGCACCGGCATGGGACATCATCAGCCCGGTATATTTACCGGAACCGTAGGTGGTCAGGTCAGGATTGGCCATGTAAGTGCGAATGCGCTGGTCAGCCGGAATGGTTTTCAGCCGCGTGCCCACTAACTGGCGCTGAGCAAAAGTATAGTCGATCAATGACTGCGCCTGTTTCTGACGATTGACCACTTCCCCGATCAGCTGGATCCCTTTCTTCAACCCTTCGGTATACGCCTGATCTTCATCCGGCAGCACCGGATTCATCTTATGTTCTTCCCCTTTCGGATCATCACGCAAAGAAATAGCGACGACCGCGATACCGGTCTGGCTGATCTGGTCGATCATTTCCTGCGGTGCATAGTTGGTGACGAATACCACCTGCGGATGCAGGGCGACTACGCTTTCCAGGTTCACGCTGGTCAAATCGCCCACCACCGGCGTTTTTTCCAGAGACGGCGCAAGACGCACGTAACCGCTGCCCAGCTGTTGCTGCCAGTTGTTGAGCACGCCGACGATATCTTTGGTCGCATCAAGCTGAACCAGAAGATTGAGCGTCTGATGTTGCAGCACGACCACGCGATCAACCTGATCGGGGATCGTCACCTGACGCCCGAGCTGGTCGGTGATCTGGCGTGAGGCCAGGGCGGATTGCGACGAGAAGCTCAGGACAAGGCCGAGCAGTAAAGCGGATGGCAGTAATTTGGAAGAAAATGCGCGCACGAAGGAATTCCTCTGTTTTCGTTGTGCAGAGGATTATATAGCGTTAATCAGGGACTGAATATGACCACAGACAAAGCCGCTTTCAGAAACGGCTTTATCTGTTTTACGGCGCTATTTACGTCCGTCGAGCAGCATACGCACCGCCAGTCCGCCCAGCACCGCGCCCATAAACCAGCGCTGAAGCACCATCCACAACGGGCGACCGGCCAGAAACAGGGCGATATATCCCGCCGACAGCGCGATCAGGGCGTTGAAGGTAAAGCTGACGATGATTTGCGTGATGCCCAGCACCAGAGATTGCGTGAGGACGTGACCCTGCTCAGGAACGATAAATTGCGGCAATAACGTCAGGTACAACACCGCCGCTTTCGGATTTAGCAAATTGGTCACCAGCCCCATGGTAAAGAGCTTTCTGTTGCTGTCGCGCGGCAAATCTCTGACCTGAAACGGCGAGCGTCCGCCAGGTTTAACCGCCTGCCACGCCATATACAGCAAGTATGCCGCGCCGCCGATCCGCAGGGCGTCATAGGCGAACGGCACCGCCATCAGCAGCGCGGTAATGCCGAGCGCGGCAAACAGCATGTAAAACAGGAAACCCAGCACCACACCGCCGAGGGAAATCAGCCCGGCTTTCGGGCCCTGACACAGCGAACGCGAAATCAGGTAAATCATGTTCGGGCCGGGTGTTAGCACCAGACCAACACAAATCAGTAAAAAGGGGATCCAATGGGCGGCATCTGGCATGGTTTTCTCCGGCATCACGCTGAAAAGTTAAGCACACAGATATAGAAGGTTTTACGCTGTTTTGGCAAGCGGCCCGTTGTCATTTTTTATTCATCAATTCCGGTGCATTCTATGACCGCGTATTTTTTCTTCAGACTGAAAACTCAGGATTTATGATGACTCACACTACGATGTCCGCAAAGCTGGCGTTAGCCAGTCAGATTGCGGCTCAGGCGGCAGAACTGGCGCTGGGTTTTTTCAACCGCCGGGACAGTATCGAAGTCAGCAGTAAACGGACGCAGGATTTTGTTTCGGAAGCCGATGTGGCGGTAGAACAGTTTATCCGTGCGCAGCTGGCACAGCATTTTCCGCAGGACGCGATTATCGGCGAAGAGCTGGGCGGGACGCTGACCGACGCGGCCTGCTGGGTGATTGATCCGATCGACGGCACCTCGAATTTCCTGCGCGGTTCGCCGCTGTGGGGCGTTTCGCTCGGGCTGGTCGAACAGAAGAAACCGGTGATCGGCGTGGTCGCGCTGCCGGTGCTGAACGAGCTTTTTGCGGCAGAATCCGGAAACGGGATTTTCCATAACGGGAAACCTTTCCGCCGCGACGACCGTTTTGGCGATGTCCGGATTGTGTCGCTGGGCGACAGTTCTGACGACAAACTGGATGAGGCGTCGGCGTTTTATCAGGGGCTGCGCGCGGCAGAATGGTCGGTGCATTGTTACCGCTGCACGACGGTCGGCATGGTGTTTGCCGCCAAAGGGATTATCGACGGGCATCTGCAACGCCGCACCACGCTGTGGGATATCGCCGGCGGTGCGGTGTTATGTCAGGAGGCCGGGCTGGAAACCGTGGTGAAATTCACCCAATTGCCGGACGGCACCGATAATTACCGGCACATGTCCGTGGCCGCCGGAACGGCAAATCTGCTGTCCGTGGTTCAGCCGTTATGGCCGGATTTTTCCCCGAAATAACCTTCTGGCGTTATTCTCAGCATAAATGAGCGTAACGCCAAAAATGCCTGCTACTTCAAGTTTTCAGCAACTGCGGGTAACACGAAAAATTCGTTCAGTAACGCCCGAATTACATTTTGAAAGTCAGTGTTTAACAAAGTGAAATATAGTTTCATTTATCCTAAAGTTCTTCCCCCGGTTGCCGTTATCACAGTTTCAAGTCACTGACTTAACGAAGTGTCCGGATGAAAAAAATAACCAATCTCTCTGTACTGACGCGCTTACTGGGTGCGTTCGCCCTTGTTCTGGGCCTGATGCTGATCCTCGCGGCGATGTCTGCCTGGCTGCTCAATGGCAGCAATCAGCAAATTGAAAGTTACCGCGCCTACCGGCTTCCCGGCGTGCAGTATCCGTTAGTGATGCGCGGTACGCTGGCAGAATTACGGCTGCAACAGGTGCAGTACATCGCCTCGCCACAGGGTGCGCCGCGCGACGGCCATCGTGCTGAAATCCTGCAGGCCGTGGCGAACTTTAAAGCCGCCGAAAATTCCTATCACAAGCTGGACAGCGGCGGCAGTAAATCCGCGCTGTTTACGCAAATCGTGAATAACTTTGAACAGTTCTCGCTGGCGAACGACGCCGTCATTGCCGCGGTTGAGCGCAACGACATTGCGCAGGCGACACAAATCAGCGGCGACAACTCACGCAAATACCGCACGCAACTGATGGCTGACCTGGCGACGCTGGTCAGCGATGAGCTGGCAAACAGTGAAAAGGCCGCCGCGCAGGCACGCAGCCGTTATCACAATGCCAGCATGATGTTCATGGCGCTGGTGGGATTTGCCTTTCTTGTCTCGCTGGCGATGGCGTTACTGCTGGCGCGCAATCTGGTGAAACAGCTGGGTGGCGAACCGGCGTATGCGGCGTCGATCATGCGTGAAATCGCCGCCGGAAATCTGGCGGCGAAAATTGCGCTCAAACCGGGCGATACCGGCAGCCTGCTGGCCTCGCTGGAAGGGATGAATCAGCAGCTCAATAAAACCATTCATCAGATTATGGAAGGCAGCGAGTCCATTAATCACGCGGCCAGCGAAATCGAACAGGGCAATATTGATTTGTCGCAGCGCACGGAAGAACAGGCGGCGTCGCTGGTGCAGACCAGTTCAAACATGCAAAACCTGACAACAACCGTCAGCCAGAACGCTGAAAATGCCCGTGAAGCCAGCGCGCTGGCGCATGAAACCTCGAAAACGGCCTCGCAGGGCGGCGCGATTGTGACCGGTATGCAGGCGCATATGCGCGACGTTTCCGGCAGTTCCCGCGAGATTATCAACATTATCAGCGTGATTGAGGGCATCGCGTTTCAGACCAATTTACTGGCGCTGAATGCCGCCGTGGAAGCCGCGCGAGCCGGAACGCAGGGGAAAGGGTTTGCCGTAGTCGCCAGCGAAGTGCGCGTGCTGGCGCAAAAAAGCGGGCAGGCGGCGAAAGAAATCAAAGACCTGATCCAGGGGACGGTGAGCAAAATCGCCGAGGGTTCACAGCAGGCGGATCGCGCCAGTAAAGCGATGCAGGATATCGTCAGTTCGGTGAATAAAGTCGCCGGGATCGTCAGTGAAATTTCGACCGCAAGTTCGGAACAACACACGGGGATCCACGAAGTCGGGATTGCGGTCGATCAGATGGACAGGGTGACGCAGCAAAATGCGGCGCTGGTTGAACAGGCCGCCGCAGCGGCGCAATCCCTGACCGAACAGAGCATCGAGTTGCGCAATGCCGTGCGGTTTTTCCGCACGGCGGCAGTTCAAAGCTGAACGTCAGGGCTGCACAGCGTCAGACTTTATCGATGATTTTGACCTGAGCGTCCCAGTCGGAATCGGGATGTTGGGCAATCTGTTGCGGCGTCATCGGACGCCCCAGCAGATAGCCCTGTAACGTGTCGCAGCCCAGCTGCGTGAGGAAATCCTGTTGCTGGATGGTTTCCACGCCTTCGGCCACGACTTTAAGATTCAGCGTCTGGCCCAGCGCAATGATCGCCGAAACAATGCTGGCATCTTCGCTTCCCGCAATCAGATCGTTAATAAACGCGCCGTCGATTTTCAGCTCGCTGGCGGGCAGACGTTTCAGATACAGCAGGCTGGAATAGCCGGTACCGAAATCATCAATAGACGCTTTGACGCCGTACTGCGTCAGGCGCTCGAGAATTTCCACGCTGACATCCGGGTTACGCATCGCCGTGGTTTCCGTCACTTCCAGCGTCAGCATTTCCGGCGGGATCTGATGACGCTCAACGGTATCAATCACCATTTCCACCAGATTAGCCTGCTCAAACTGCAACGTGGAGAGGTTCACGGCGACGGTCCAGTTCGTGTGTCCGGCAAGATGCCATTCGCGCAGCTGACGGCACGCTTCGTTCAGCACCCATTCGCCAATCGGAATGATCAGACCGGTTTTTTCCGCCAGCGGCAGGAAAACGTCCGGGCTGAGGGTGATGCCGTTACGCTCCCAGCGCAGCAGTGCTTCGAATCCGCTGACCGGCCCGTAAGGCGCAATAAATTTCGGCTGATAATGTAAACGCAGCTCGTGGTGTTCAATCGCCAGGCGCAAATCATTGAGCATCTGCAACTGATTTTGCGCGTTGGCGTTCATCGACGGCTGGAAGAAACTGTGCCCGTTGCGGCCGGAGTTTTTGGTGTGATACATCGCCGCATCGGCATTGAGGATGAGCTCGCGTTCGTTTTCGCCGTCACCCGGATACACGGCAATGCCGATGCTGGCGGACACCAGCAGTTCGTAGCGGGAAACGTAAAACGGACGCGCAATCAGATGCACCAGCCGGTCAGCCAGTTGCGAGGCATCGGCCGGTTCTGTTATCTCCATCAGCAGCACAAACTCATCGCCCCCCAGACGCGCCAGCGTATCGGTTGCACGGAGCTGAGACTGCAAACGTTCTGTGACCGAGATCAGCAACTGATCGCCAATATGGTGGCCGAACGCGTCATTCACCGCTTTGAAACCGTCGAGATCGAGAAACAGCACGGCAAACTGAGATTCACCGCGTGACGCTTTCTGGAAAGCCTGCCCGAGGCGGTCTTCCAGCAACAAACGGTTAGGCAAACGGGTGAGATTGTCGTGCAGCGCCAGTTGCGTCAGCTCGCGGTTAGCCTTTGCCAGCGACGACGCCAGAATGGACGTGCGCGCCTGCATACGGCCATCGAGAACTGAAATAATGAGCGTAATCGCCAGAATCGCCAGTGTCACCACAATCACCAGCAGCGCCAGCCAGTTGTTATCCACACCGCTGAACGCCGCCATACTGTGGCTGTCCATCGGGAATTTGGCCGCTGCCATGCCGATGTAATGCATGCCGACAATCGCCGTGCCCATCACCACGGCGGCGCTGACGCGTAACAGCCGGACGTTGGGGGATTGCTGGCGCAGATGGAACGCCATCCACAAGGCGGCACCCGAGGCGACAATCGCTACAACAACGGACAGTGCAACCCACCCGTAATCATAAACAATCGGCGGCATCATCAGCATGGCCGCCATGCCGGTGTAATGCATCGCGGCAATTCCGCCGCCCATCAGCAACGCGCCGGCCAGCAAACGCCGCGCCGGTAAATGCGGCAGGCAGACCAGCCACAGCGCAAAGGCCGACGAGATAATGGCGATCACCATAGAAAGCAGCGTGATAAACGGGTCGTAACCCATTGGCATAGCAGAATTAAAGGCCAGCATACCGATAAAATGCATGGACCAGATCCCGATGCCCATCGCAATGGCACCCCCACTTAACCAGAGACGGGAAGCCTTTCCCTCTGTCGTGGCAACCCGGCCAGCCATATCAAGCGCGGTATAAGAGGCAAGCATTGCAACAATGAACGAAAACATTACAAGCACATTGTTGTAATTACTGGAAAACATGTCAGGCTCCACGCAGGCAGGGGGGCTATTTTGGATTCGGCGATAATGGCATTAAGATTTATTAAAGGCGAATGAAGTTACGATAATTTTTTCGTGTAATTAAGATTAATCCGTAAGTGATTTTAATCAAATGAAATAATTCTCTGGTTAATTTCTTTGTTAATAAACCTGAGAAACATCATGGTTTTTGAATGAATATGATCCGGCTATTCAGGCCTTGTCTATAGTTAACAAATAATTAAATGAAACAGGGTGGAAAATATTTATGATCATAGTGCATCATTTGGATAATTCACGTTCACAGCGAATCTTATGGATGCTGGAAGAACTGAGCGTTCCCTACGAAGTTAAGCAGTATCAGCGGGATAAAAAGTCGATGCTGGCCCCCGCTTCGCTGAAAAAAGTGCATCCTCTGGGTAAATCGCCGGTGCTGGAAGACAACGGGCTGATCCTTGCCGAGTCTGGTGCCATTATCGAATACTTGCAGGAAGTTTATGATGAGGCCGGGACGCTGAAACCGGCGGCCTTCGCTGAGCGTCAGCAATACCGCTACTGGATGCATTATGCCGAAGGTTCGCTGATGCCGTTGCTGGTGATGAAACTGATTTTCAGCCGTTTAGGCAAACCGCCGATGCCGTGGCTGATCCGCCCTGTTGCGGGCGCAATCGGGCAGGGCGTACAGAAAAACTATCTGGATAAACAAATTTATACCCACATGGATTATCTGGAGAAACATCTCGCCACGCATCCTTATTTTGCCGGCTATCAGTTCAGCGCAGCAGATATTCAGATGAGTTTCCCGATAGAGGCGATAAATGCACGTACCGGGCTCGGGAAATACCCACACATCAATGCGTGGTTATCGAATGTAACCGCGCGTCCTGCTTATCAAAAAGTCCTGGAGAATGGCGGACCCTTCACTATATTGCGTTAAATGCTGAGA from Rahnella sikkimica encodes the following:
- a CDS encoding LysE family translocator; translated protein: MPDAAHWIPFLLICVGLVLTPGPNMIYLISRSLCQGPKAGLISLGGVVLGFLFYMLFAALGITALLMAVPFAYDALRIGGAAYLLYMAWQAVKPGGRSPFQVRDLPRDSNRKLFTMGLVTNLLNPKAAVLYLTLLPQFIVPEQGHVLTQSLVLGITQIIVSFTFNALIALSAGYIALFLAGRPLWMVLQRWFMGAVLGGLAVRMLLDGRK
- a CDS encoding methyl-accepting chemotaxis protein, whose protein sequence is MKKITNLSVLTRLLGAFALVLGLMLILAAMSAWLLNGSNQQIESYRAYRLPGVQYPLVMRGTLAELRLQQVQYIASPQGAPRDGHRAEILQAVANFKAAENSYHKLDSGGSKSALFTQIVNNFEQFSLANDAVIAAVERNDIAQATQISGDNSRKYRTQLMADLATLVSDELANSEKAAAQARSRYHNASMMFMALVGFAFLVSLAMALLLARNLVKQLGGEPAYAASIMREIAAGNLAAKIALKPGDTGSLLASLEGMNQQLNKTIHQIMEGSESINHAASEIEQGNIDLSQRTEEQAASLVQTSSNMQNLTTTVSQNAENAREASALAHETSKTASQGGAIVTGMQAHMRDVSGSSREIINIISVIEGIAFQTNLLALNAAVEAARAGTQGKGFAVVASEVRVLAQKSGQAAKEIKDLIQGTVSKIAEGSQQADRASKAMQDIVSSVNKVAGIVSEISTASSEQHTGIHEVGIAVDQMDRVTQQNAALVEQAAAAAQSLTEQSIELRNAVRFFRTAAVQS
- a CDS encoding putative bifunctional diguanylate cyclase/phosphodiesterase, whose product is MFSSNYNNVLVMFSFIVAMLASYTALDMAGRVATTEGKASRLWLSGGAIAMGIGIWSMHFIGMLAFNSAMPMGYDPFITLLSMVIAIISSAFALWLVCLPHLPARRLLAGALLMGGGIAAMHYTGMAAMLMMPPIVYDYGWVALSVVVAIVASGAALWMAFHLRQQSPNVRLLRVSAAVVMGTAIVGMHYIGMAAAKFPMDSHSMAAFSGVDNNWLALLVIVVTLAILAITLIISVLDGRMQARTSILASSLAKANRELTQLALHDNLTRLPNRLLLEDRLGQAFQKASRGESQFAVLFLDLDGFKAVNDAFGHHIGDQLLISVTERLQSQLRATDTLARLGGDEFVLLMEITEPADASQLADRLVHLIARPFYVSRYELLVSASIGIAVYPGDGENERELILNADAAMYHTKNSGRNGHSFFQPSMNANAQNQLQMLNDLRLAIEHHELRLHYQPKFIAPYGPVSGFEALLRWERNGITLSPDVFLPLAEKTGLIIPIGEWVLNEACRQLREWHLAGHTNWTVAVNLSTLQFEQANLVEMVIDTVERHQIPPEMLTLEVTETTAMRNPDVSVEILERLTQYGVKASIDDFGTGYSSLLYLKRLPASELKIDGAFINDLIAGSEDASIVSAIIALGQTLNLKVVAEGVETIQQQDFLTQLGCDTLQGYLLGRPMTPQQIAQHPDSDWDAQVKIIDKV
- a CDS encoding PA4780 family RIO1-like protein kinase, with protein sequence MKIPNRIQPLVDDGLIDDVVRRLKSGKEADVYTVLCGEEIRCAKVYKEATQRSFKQAVQYQEGRKVRNTRNARAMQKGSKFGRKQQEESWQTAEVDALFRLANAGVRVPQPYICLDGVLLMELITDADGVVAPRLSDVILTEEEAVADFETMIRNIVRMLCAGIVHGDLSEFNVLMDADGPVIIDLPQAVDAAANNHAESMFERDVNNMTEYYGQFAPQLLETRYAKEIWALYEDGKLTPETPLTGLFAEDTHKADVDSLLDEIIAAEDEYYDRQRAMKERDLDH
- a CDS encoding glutathione S-transferase family protein; translated protein: MIIVHHLDNSRSQRILWMLEELSVPYEVKQYQRDKKSMLAPASLKKVHPLGKSPVLEDNGLILAESGAIIEYLQEVYDEAGTLKPAAFAERQQYRYWMHYAEGSLMPLLVMKLIFSRLGKPPMPWLIRPVAGAIGQGVQKNYLDKQIYTHMDYLEKHLATHPYFAGYQFSAADIQMSFPIEAINARTGLGKYPHINAWLSNVTARPAYQKVLENGGPFTILR
- a CDS encoding ABC transporter substrate-binding protein; this translates as MRAFSSKLLPSALLLGLVLSFSSQSALASRQITDQLGRQVTIPDQVDRVVVLQHQTLNLLVQLDATKDIVGVLNNWQQQLGSGYVRLAPSLEKTPVVGDLTSVNLESVVALHPQVVFVTNYAPQEMIDQISQTGIAVVAISLRDDPKGEEHKMNPVLPDEDQAYTEGLKKGIQLIGEVVNRQKQAQSLIDYTFAQRQLVGTRLKTIPADQRIRTYMANPDLTTYGSGKYTGLMMSHAGALNVAEATVKGYKQVSLEQVIAWDPQVIFVQDRYPEVVGQITHDPKWQSIDAVKNHRVYLMPEYAKAWGYPMPEALAIGELWMAKKLYPQKFADIDMQKQADAYYQRFYRTDFKPAAEAAHAGK
- a CDS encoding inositol monophosphatase family protein, with the translated sequence MMTHTTMSAKLALASQIAAQAAELALGFFNRRDSIEVSSKRTQDFVSEADVAVEQFIRAQLAQHFPQDAIIGEELGGTLTDAACWVIDPIDGTSNFLRGSPLWGVSLGLVEQKKPVIGVVALPVLNELFAAESGNGIFHNGKPFRRDDRFGDVRIVSLGDSSDDKLDEASAFYQGLRAAEWSVHCYRCTTVGMVFAAKGIIDGHLQRRTTLWDIAGGAVLCQEAGLETVVKFTQLPDGTDNYRHMSVAAGTANLLSVVQPLWPDFSPK
- a CDS encoding molybdate ABC transporter substrate-binding protein, with the protein product MANSIKVLAAGSLRRAWAPLCEAFQDKTGTKVVTEFGPAGLLRDRIEQGEKVDLFASANTAHPLALQQHGKAREVDAFCGNSLCVTARKGPALDKLNWLSVLLDSRFRLATSTPQSDPSGDYAWQMFELIERRHPGAGEALRNKALRLVGGEKSAKIPEGKLAAEWLISSGQADVFIGYTSYAASLRENDALEVYNIPADYNVRARYALATCTEKGKPLAEFILSETGQHILQNAGFCGKHSVMQE